The Candidatus Cloacimonadota bacterium region ATCGTGCCTCACATGCAAAAGAACCGCACCCCCAATCCCGAATTGGCAGAGATCGTAAAAGCATGTCAGAAAGCTCAAGCATTGGATCCCATCATGGCTCATCCGGTTGAGTACTACAAAGAACTGGGCAGAGTGGAAGAAAAGATCTATTCCAAAGTATTGAAAGCATCAGCGGACTACGGCACCATCGCCATGGCAAACAGCGGTCCCAATACCAATGGAAGCCAGTTCTTTATCGTAACCAAAAAGGACGGCACTCCCCGGTTGAACGGTAAACACACTGTATTTGGCAAGGTTATCGGAGGCATGAACATCGTGCATACCATCGAAAACTTGAAGAGAGACAGCCGAGACAATCCTCTGGAAGAAAACCAGGCCTTTATCAACGGAGTAGTATTCCCCAAATAAAGGAAAACATTATGGCTCGAACCAACGAATCTGCCCTGCAACAAGAAATAATGGCATGGATCCGGCAAAACCAATATGTGTACCTGGCAACCTGCGATAAACAACAGCCCAGAGTACGCCCTGTGGTTCTATTCACCATGGAAGACCGCTATTTCTTAGCTACTTTCACAGGAGATTCCAAGGTCGCTCAGATCCAAAGCAACAAACTGGTGGAAGTATGCGTACCTTTGAGTGAAGATGGCCATACCGGCTATATTCGTCTGAAGGGACGCGCTTCGATTGTAAATAATGCAGCGCTCAAGGCAGAAGCTTCAGAGCGCTGCTATTTCTTTGACGAATACTTCAATGGCTATGATGATCCGGATTTCACCCTCATCGAGTTCGATCCGGATTATGCAGAATACCTCCGTCCCGGAGAAACTTACTGTCAAAGCTGCACTCTAAAGCGCTACTGAGTAGATTGGATCAACTGATGATATTTGAATACAAAGACGAACATTTGGGCAGAAACTACATCGTGATCAGCAAAATAAGGGAAGTCACCAAGGCTCTGGGAGAGATTGTGATCACCTTCGACAACGGGGATAAACGCGTTCTAAGTGTGGAAAATCCGGATGCGACCCTTACTAAATTGCTGGATGCCCTTCGCGCTAAGTAGTATATAGTTCCAAGTACTCTGTAGATGAATCCTGGCGCTTTCTCCGGGCATTCCCTGTAGCTTAAGGAGAGATAAAGCTGATATTATCCAGTTATCATCGGGTGCTCACTCGATAATAACAGCTTTATATCCCGATCGGTACGAGTTCATCTACAAGGGGAGATGTCTGAGGCTTTGTAGCATTTGCCTTTCTGAATATAAAAAACCCGAGACTTTGGCCCCAGGTTACAGTATCTGTGAATAATGCTTTATTCGTAGCGGCAGAGATATGCAGTTTGATCTTTTACTTTCAGTTGGAATTTTTGATTGGCTGCCACGATAAAGGTCTCGTTTGGAGTGTATTCTTTCCAATTGCTGGCACCCGGAAGTTTCACAATCAAGGTACCGCTGATAACCGTCATGTATTCGATGGTGGAGGTTCCGAATTCATACTCTCCGATGTCCATCACGCCGATGGTGGAATTGCCCAGACTGTTGTTTAAAGCAATTGACTTTACCTTTCCTTCGAAATACTCATTCGTCTTCAACATTTCTTACTCCTAGTATTCATTCTTATAAATCCAGCTTTTGCATGTGTCCCTTTTAGGTCAAGGGGAAAAACGGGTTGAAAAGGGCTTGGGCTATATGACTAGAAGAACGAGGCGCTGTGCGAGCGCCTCGTAATGTGCGATAACAGAATTTCGAATATTAGAGAAGCATCAGAGTGAAAATCCTACTCTGCCGTGATTTTGAAAAATGCTTTGCTTTCCGCCGGATCCGCCACATAAGACGTTCCGCTGATACTTTTGAAATGAGTGTAATCCATACTTGGATCGTTAGTTTTGTATATGTTATATTTGCGTGCATAAGGGATGGGATTCCAGCTCAGATGCGGAGCGCCGGTAATTGCGTCTTTCACGATCTGAACTTCGGGGGTTGGATAGCTATAATCTGCGTCACCGATCCAGAAATTGTTCAGCATATAATCGTTATCGTCGTTGTTTATCTGTGAACCGGCAAAAAAGGCGATGCGAATATGACCAGTATGTTCTGCCAGAGAAATAGAGATGGTCTCGCCGGCCATTGGGATATTGTTCAGCACATATTCTGAACCAGTGTTATTGTACTCCCTTACAATATCTGCCATTTCCCAGGTGAATCCATCTCCGATCAAGATAGCAAACTGATCGTCTGTAGCGCTGTAATTTGGGGGAGTTCCTTCGGGAGTCTGACCATATCTTAGTATCGCAGCGTCTATCTTCATCACATAGTTTTCTGAGGGGATGTTGAACATCGGTGATACCAAATATCCGCTGACAGACCCCCAGATGTTTATCCTGGCGGCTTTATCGGTTCCGGAATAGTTTAGCCAGTCATCGCTATCCCATTGGCTGCCGTTCAGAGTTCCAAACGTGATGGGATCGCTCAATGTACCAGCGTAGTGAGTCCAACCCACAGGTGGAAAATCCCCGTCGAATGTTTCCAAGTGAGGGTATAGCACTATTGCCGGATCAGCTTCTGTGGTGAACGACCATACCGGGCAGTTGATAGCCGGAGCAATATCGTTTTGCGGTATCACTCTCCAGTAGTACTGAGTATCATAGTTCAGTCTATCAGGCAGTGTGTATCTGGTTTCGCTCACACTCTGGGCGTTGATGATGTTTGAGGGAGGATTGTCTGTGCCAAACCAGAGCATATATCCAGTGGGCATTCCGCCATTGTGTTCCCATTTCAGCATGGTATCGATGGGGACGTCTATGGCCGCGTCTGCGGGTATAATTGCTGTGGCAGGAGGTGGCGGGGCATCGGGAGTGCTCATTAGCCAGATATTAGGGCGATAATCCCGCTTGCGGGTTCCGCTGCTGGTAGAGAAAGAAGTACCGTTCTTGTACACAGCACTATAGAATGAAGTTTCGGTAGTGCGGAAACTTGGTGGGCCGGATACTTTTACTCCATCACGATCTTCCCACAGGATTTCCAGATGCCAACCATTTGCGGGATTAAAGGTATAGGGTGTTTGAAGAGTAATTTCCTGCCAGCCGGGGCCGTTCCAGGATACTGTCCCGTCATATACCAGAGTATGGTATGCGGGGTTTTGGTAATTACCATTTGAATATTGGTCATCGTAGTAAACGCCCATGTAAACCTTCTGGCTGTCGGTTATGTAGTTTGTCTTCTCATTATCCACGTAGAAGGCGATTCTTTCGATAGTCTGTTGTGTGGTGAATCCGGCAGCTTGCAATTCATCTGCTTTGTAGAAGAATTTGCTCCAACCGTAATTCGCATAACCATATAACGGCACTTTGTTTTGAGTGTCGTCATCAGTGCCGATTATATAATCTCCGGCACAGAGGAAGGACAGGCTTAAGGCAAAGCCCAGGATCAGTATAATTGTCTTTTGCATGTTGTCCCCTTATTTGATCATAGTTAGTTTTCGGATCTGAGTAGTTTGATGACTGCTGAAACGGACGTAGTACACTCCACTTGCTACACCCTTTTTATTGTCATCTGTGCCATCCCAAACCACGGTGTGCATGCCTGCGTTCTTATTCTCGTTCATCAGTACTTTTACTTTCTGCCCCTTGATGTTATATATTTCTACGCGTACATCTCCGGGATCAGAAAGAGTGAATGCAATATTTGTAGTAGGATTAAAAGGATTTGGATACACATTGGTGATACCGGCGGATATCACCGGACTGTTGGCATCGCCAATAGCCGAAGTGCTGATATCCCACCAGTTCATCAGGTCTTGAATCCATTCCATGCGGTGATTGGGATTGCTGAGCTGGGAGAAGTCGAAGCTAAAATACAGGGTTCTAAAAGAGGGAGTTTCTACGGCAGTTGCGGCTATTCCGTGATAAAGATAGGCTTGGCCGCCGATAGGTCCGTCTTCAAAAGCATAAATGTATTCTGCGCCGATTTCGGGATAAGGAACTGAGTTATAATAGGGATCACCGGCTGCATCATTGGGGAAGATGCAATCTGGAGAATTCGCATAAACCGGGTATTCCATGTCCACGGTTCCCACAGGAGTACCAGGCAAAGCCAGAATGGTTCCGCTCACATAGGTATAACTGTCTGGACCGCCCAGGCCATTTGTGCCTCCTCCAAAACCAGAAGCCACATAGGATGTGCGGAAATATCCACTCATCAAACGCCTGATGCTGCTGGAATTCGGGTGGGCATGTTGGGAAGAAGCTAAGCCGTCTGAAGCAAACCAGAGATTGCGGGGATCCTGATCTGTGCCGCTATCCAGATAGCTGCTGAGCTGAGTGGCGAAGTAGTGCATTTTCTCATTTGCTGACCCTGTGTTGGCATAAGCTATAATTCCCTGGTATGAATCCGGTATCTCGTAGTTTGAATATTCTTCCCAATTGTAGATATCGTAATCGATGTTCAATTCTGTAAGCAGGTTTTCATATATCGGCAGCTCGATGCGGTTATAATCCTGTGTGCCGCTGTAGGCTATCAGCACCTTTGAATCAGCCGTAGGCAGGACTTTAAAGCTGTAGCATTGGCCGGGGGCTTCTACAGGCAGGGTGGAAGTATTTCCCACGCCATCCGTAGCTTCAAAGTAATAGGATACTGTGCTGCCCAGGGGGATATTCATGATGTTGAAATAGTATTCACTGCCAATCACAGTGTCTGCTTCTACACTTGTCCAGCCTTCGCCGGTATTGTAGTGCATTTCGGCATTGATAGGAGCAGTCATATCTATGATGGTGGCAATCAGTTCCTGATGTTGCATGAAGGTATTGCCTTTGGCTTTGTGAGTTATGATGGGGTCTTGATCATCCTCACCGGAGTAAAAGACGATGGCCAAGCCGTCGTGAAGCAAGTTACCAGCAGGTTCCACACCCATATAGGTGTTGTCTTGCACGATCTCTCGGAGGTATGGAAGACCGCTGTTGGCAGCTCGATTTTGGATGGCAACGGTGGAACTGGCTCCAAAGTCATGCGGAATGCTGGCACCTGTCTGTCCAGTGGCAACAGTGTGATACTGCATCTTGATTTCACCGTTCTCGTGCAAGATTACCTGGAATTTCAAGAGTTCTTCAGCTCCGCTACCAGCGCGGAATCTAAGGTTGTTCCATTGCACCACGGTATAGCGGTTGGGCGCAGTACCAAAAGTTTCAAAAAAGACGTTGCCCACACCTTCATCGGCTTCCAGATCATCCCAATATACGGCAATCAACGCCGGCATCTGAACGTAACCTGGAATGGGATACATATAGTTGAACATGTTGCCGTCACTGTCCCATCCGTCATCTGGGTATTCAGTTTGCCAGTTGTTGGGTGCTAAAAGGATCTCACCATTGATATCGATGTAAGCGGTTGTGAAGTTCTCACCATAAAATGGGAAGCTGAAGCCCAGGGGTACAGCTTCACTGAAGTTATCATCTCCGGAAAAAGAGTTTACACCGAACATAATGGATGAAGCTCCGGTTTCGCTAATCTCAATCCAGTCGTAGTCTGGTCCCAAGGGATCATTGCTGTCCAGATAACGGTAACCAAAGGTGTCCGGACCTCCACTGGTGAAGCGGTAAACAATCGTAGTATAAGCTACAAAGACGTTGTTATCTGGGTTCGAGTCTTCAGTACCGATAGTAAACTCAAAGCGCAATTCTTCTTCATCGGCAGGGATAAAGCTGTTTGACATGCTTAGGATGGCGCTACCGCCGGGACTGAGCTCCATCATATGGCTTAGAGCATCGCTGTGCAGCAATTCATTGGCGGAGGAATAGACCTCCAAATCTACATCAATATAGTCGTTGAAGGCTGTCCATCCGCCATTGCTTACTTCTATTACCGGGATCATGGGGAGGTTCTGGTATTCTATGACACGAGGGGAAATAACCTCAGAGAAGTAAAGATCAACCGCTGGATCTTCCAATACTATCACCTCGAGTGTATCTATGGCGATCAAACCGGTATAACCGTCGTTCAGAGTGAATACCAACGCTTCGTTGCCCACAAAATCGTTTGAACTTAAGTGTACGTTCAAACCGGAGATTGTTACGTCTATATTGTCGCTGGGTTCAGAACTCAAGCTTACCATGCTGATGTCTGAGCATGTTATGTAATCACTGAAATCCATTGTGAGGGAGTCACTGAGAAACATCGATACGGATTCCGGAAGATTCAACTCCGGATCTATGGCGATTTCCTGACCTATCCTTACATCGTCCAAGAGGATACCATAGGTGCTGCATTCCCAGAAGAAACCAATGTAGATATTCATTCCAATATAGCTACTCAAGGATACTTCTGCGTATTCATAGGAATTGCCCAGATCATTCAAATTCAGGAGCAGTGTGCTCATGGCACCAGGCTGGGCCAGAGTGGTGGATACATATACCTTCAGGTCCTCTGTTCCATACCAGGCGCGTGTGTAAAACTCGAGATTGTCGCCCGCATTAACGCTAATCTGGGGAGTAATCAGCCAGTCAGCGTTCTGGTTGGGCAGATAGTTGTCCACAAAAGCAGCGCGGCTGCCTGTGTGTGCGTTGGCGTGTTCAAAATTTCTCCATGTCAAACCGTCGCCGTCGTCAAACACGCTCCAGCCTTGAGGAAGAGTAGTAATCCCTTCGAAGCCTTCATCTATGTGCCATTGCGCCATCAGGATGGTGGAACACATTAGAATCAGGATAGTTCCTATAATAGCTTTCATCTTTATACCTCTCGTTAGTTGAAACTCAGTTGGGGTTGTTCAATTTGAACGAACCATTCATTTATGCCGGCCACATCTCCTCCAAGGGGACGATTGTCACCCCAATAAAAGGAGAGAAGCCCACGGGATTTCTGTTTGTAGGAGTTGTCGATATTGGCCAAAGATATGTTGGGATTGGTGCCAAGGCAGATCAGCGCTACTTTCCTGCCGTCAATTCCTCCGCTGATAATCGCTTTACCCAGCAGCTCTTCATTACTTGCAGCAGAATAGGTCTTGATCTCGTTGTTCTTGATCTGAAGCAGGGGTTTATCGATCTTCTCACCGAAGGCATAGGCTACATCACCACGGATCTCGCCGTTCATGGACATGGGTTGAGGTACCATCAACACCTCTCCTCCGGGATAATTGATTACTGGACATTGATACTTACTGTTTGTGAAAGAACCGGTTTCCGCATATACTCCTTTCAACAAGAATCGCAGTGAAGAATCGTTGCCCTTCACATCCAGATATTGGCATCCAGAAAGCTTTTCACACATCTGGATGGTGTTCCTGCTCAAGCTCTCGTAATCTATGTCGAGCGCTTTCCAAAACTGCAGTTCGCTTTCGATCGCTTTATCCGATAGAGTGTCGTTCAATAAGCCCGGCATCATCGCTACTCTGATCTTCTTCTGTTGGATTATCTGAGTGCTTTTGCTGAAGTGAGATTGCCGTAGTTTTTGCTTTTCTGGGTTCGACAGGGGGATGTATCTGGTTTCGCCGTTTAGATTCAGATAGGCGTCGCTGCTGCGAAGTAAGCGGTTGAAATTATCGTAATCCGCATTGAAGGCAGGTAAACTGTAGTTTTCGTATTTATTGCGAATCATCTCTTCATCCTGATATAGCAGGGAACAGCGGATGCTCAATCTACCGGCTTCTGCCAGTATCTTCTCAACTAATGGGAAGTTGAACTTTCCCGTAACGATTAGTAGCTTTTGGCGCGGTTTGAGCTTCAGGGATTCCTGTAATATGCGGGATGCGATCAGTGAAAGGGGGAGCTTGTATTCACTCTCCAGGATGCTTTGAATTACACTGCGGCCGTTGATGGTGCCGTCACTCAAATGCTCGCCCAAAGCAAAGTCCAATATATAGTTCTTTGCCGTAGCCCTGTAATATACCTCTTTTCCGTTATCTACCATATCATCAACAATCTGGATAAATCCCTCATCCAATAGCTTGGTGAGATTGTAATGAACTTTCTGTTTACTGACCCCGAATGCTGTGGCCAATTGCTGACAGGTGGCAGCAGAAGCAATGAGAGCGCGGATCATACTGAATTTGAGGTCATTGGCCAACTCCATCACCTGTGAGTGTCGAGAAACAATTTGAATGTTTTTGATTAAAGTCACTGAAAACTCCTATATGCGTAATTCAATAAATACGCTGTTCATGGTACTGTAACTATACTGTATATGATGCTTTTAAGCATGCATATCCGAGATTACGAACTATGCTGAAGTTGTCAAGAACTTTTTGACTAAATTTACATGATGTCCGGTAAATGGTCTTCTGAACGTACCCGTAAAGCTGATCCATTGAATCCTGATGGGGATCAAGACTATTATTGAAAACGGAAGTGAGGATTTGAAAGCAGAGTGTCTCGAAGAATCAACAAAATGCATCCAGGAAGTGGACATGAAAGACCTGAAAGTTCCGCATGACTTTAACTACGAAATGACCGGTAGCGTTGAAGTGATGTCCTCTACAAACGACTTTGTGACAGTGCTTGGAAGCGGTGTATTCTGGAACACTCAACCGGAACAAATCCATGGTGAACCTGTCCCGATCAGTTTTGAGCTAACATTGATAGAGTCAATCGATCAGAGTACCTTGCCTATCTGGGGATTTTGGAATCCCTATCTGATGGTGAACCGGGTATTAGGGCACGAGAGGTTATCCTCCCACAATACATGCAGATGCGGCACTGTTTGGAATGGATGATGATACCACCAACCTCTCGGAAAACAGATATTACAAGTCTGCGACAAACTTACCCTGGGCACTGGATTTGCCCATACGATGGAATTATCCCATAGAACACAAAGAGATCAGTCAATCCTATTACAGATTTGCACCTTGGGCCAAAAGCGGCGGCAGCACCTATCAGGATTGGTATGATCTCGAAAACGGAGACATAAATCCCGCATTTATCTACGATAGATAAGAGTCCTTGAGAGCTATACATAGAACCCCAGTTATGAAGCCGGGGTTCTATGTTTAAAATGGATGGTTAGTTTTGTTGGGGAAATCAGACTCTCAATGAACTGATGGGAACTTCCCATTCCCGGGTATCGTGATCCAGCAAGAGGATGCCGTTTCTAGCTTTCAAGCGTTCATAAATATCTTGCTTGGCCTTGAAAGTATCCTGACGACACACATCATAGGCTGAGGTTATTGCTAATGAAGTGTGAAACTGAGTGGCAATAATGTCACCGGCATAGATGTAGAAAGCATCCGGACTGTCGATCTGTATGTATTGACTTCCAACTGTATGACCACCGCATTTCACACAGCTGATTCCCGGATATATCTCCACTTCACTATCGATCAATTCGATGTTGCCGTGATCTTCCAGAAGCTTCATCTGATGTTCAAACTGATATGCAGCCTTATTCAATCCGTCGGGGGTCCTGGCAATGTTCCATTCATCCTTCTGGATCCAGTATTTGGCTTTGGGGAAGGTAAGTGCGTCATGATTTCCAAATCCAGTTACAATTCCGCCGGCATGGTCGAAATGAAGATGTGTCATTATCACGTCTGTGATATCCTTGTCTGTATAGCCCAATTCAGCTAGCGATGCCAGCAGGGCAAATTCGCTGGGCTGATAAATCTCACGTTGTTTGTGATTCAACCTGTTACCCAATCCGGTATCTATCAGGATTCGCTTTTGACCTTTAACTATCAGCAGCAGATTCAAGTCCATCTTTTGGCGTCGTCTATCGTCGGATTTTATTTTATCTTTCCATATGGCATAGGGTAGTACACCCATCAGTGCACCACCATCAGACCAATAGTTTCCGGCGTAAACCTTGAAGACTTTATTCACTACTTATCGCCGTTTTCGGTTTTGGGACGAGGTTTGCGATTGCGGTAATCTGGCTTTCGAGGACTGCGCTTCTTCGGTACAGAAGGAATGGGATCTGTCTCAGCGCTAGTGCTTTTATCGGGAGAGTTCTGATCGGTATCACGCTTCTTCTGTGGAGCTCTGTGGTGTCTAGGACTGGGTTTTGCTTTGTTCTCATCTGGCTTTGCTTCGCCTGATTCGTTTTTAGCTTTACCGTTTTGCTGCAGAACTTCACTTTCTTTCATTTTGGCAGAGAAGACCACTATGCGTTTGTTTTCGCCCTCACCAATGGTAAGGGTTTTCAGGCCTTTGTCTTTTTCGATATGGCGATGGATTATACGGCGTTCTCCGGGGCTCATGGGCTCCAGGGTTAGTGAATTGCCACTGGTCTTGATCTGATTGATGCGAGGCAGAAACTTGCTGAGGAACTGGGATTCGCGGCGCTGGCGATAACCATCGGCATCCAGATAGATGCGATCAATCGTACGATCTCCCTCAAAAACTCTATTGATCAGGTATTGAATAGTCTCCAGCATAGTTCCGTTTTTCCCGATAATGAATCCGGTCTCCACGATGCCATTTACGGTCAGAAAGAGGGTTTTCCCTTCCTTTTTGGATGTGATGTCTGAGAAGCTAATTCCCATTTTGCATAGTAAAGATTCAGTAAAGAGTCGTATTCTATCCTCATTCTCGGGTAGTTGAAAGCGAACCAACGCTGATTTGTTTGCAAACAGGCCAAAGAATCCCTTGCTTGGTTTTTTTAGAATTTCGTATTTTAGCTCGTGATCTTTTATATTGTGCTCACGGCGAAAAGTGCGGATGATCTCTTCAACGGAGACACCGCTTTTATCGATTGTGGTCATTAAACTATTCCTTATTTTTGTTGAGTTTTAGCAGATAATACTGCTGAATAACCGAGAAGATATTGAACACTGTCCAGTACAGCACCAATCCGGCAGGCATACTACGGAAGATGAAGAACATCATGATCGGCATAATCCACGTCATCATTTTTTGTGATGATTGCGCTGCCTTTTGCTTGTCGTCCATTTCTTCAGGGTTCCCCTTGGGGGGTTTCATCATCAAGGATTGGATTACCATAAAGACACCCATGATGATGGGAAGTATCAGATAAGGATCCGGCTCGGAGAGATCCTTTAACCATAGGACAAAACCTGCATTACGCATATCGATTGAATAGCGCAATACGTTGTAAAGCGATATAAAGATAGGCATTTGCAGAAGTAGTGGCAGACATCCGGACAGGGGATTTGCTCCTGCTTCTTTGTACAACTTGCTTATCTCCAATTGTAAAGTTTTTGGGTCATCCTTGTATTTCTTTTGCAGATACTGCATCTGTGGCTGAATCTTCTGCATCTTCAGAGAAGCCTGCATACTCTTGTGGGTAAGAGGGTGTAAAAGCACCTTAATGATCAGGGCAAAGATAATGATCACCACACCATAATTC contains the following coding sequences:
- a CDS encoding pyridoxamine 5'-phosphate oxidase family protein; translated protein: MARTNESALQQEIMAWIRQNQYVYLATCDKQQPRVRPVVLFTMEDRYFLATFTGDSKVAQIQSNKLVEVCVPLSEDGHTGYIRLKGRASIVNNAALKAEASERCYFFDEYFNGYDDPDFTLIEFDPDYAEYLRPGETYCQSCTLKRY
- a CDS encoding pyrimidine/purine nucleoside phosphorylase; protein product: MLKTNEYFEGKVKSIALNNSLGNSTIGVMDIGEYEFGTSTIEYMTVISGTLIVKLPGASNWKEYTPNETFIVAANQKFQLKVKDQTAYLCRYE
- a CDS encoding choice-of-anchor J domain-containing protein, with protein sequence MKAIIGTILILMCSTILMAQWHIDEGFEGITTLPQGWSVFDDGDGLTWRNFEHANAHTGSRAAFVDNYLPNQNADWLITPQISVNAGDNLEFYTRAWYGTEDLKVYVSTTLAQPGAMSTLLLNLNDLGNSYEYAEVSLSSYIGMNIYIGFFWECSTYGILLDDVRIGQEIAIDPELNLPESVSMFLSDSLTMDFSDYITCSDISMVSLSSEPSDNIDVTISGLNVHLSSNDFVGNEALVFTLNDGYTGLIAIDTLEVIVLEDPAVDLYFSEVISPRVIEYQNLPMIPVIEVSNGGWTAFNDYIDVDLEVYSSANELLHSDALSHMMELSPGGSAILSMSNSFIPADEEELRFEFTIGTEDSNPDNNVFVAYTTIVYRFTSGGPDTFGYRYLDSNDPLGPDYDWIEISETGASSIMFGVNSFSGDDNFSEAVPLGFSFPFYGENFTTAYIDINGEILLAPNNWQTEYPDDGWDSDGNMFNYMYPIPGYVQMPALIAVYWDDLEADEGVGNVFFETFGTAPNRYTVVQWNNLRFRAGSGAEELLKFQVILHENGEIKMQYHTVATGQTGASIPHDFGASSTVAIQNRAANSGLPYLREIVQDNTYMGVEPAGNLLHDGLAIVFYSGEDDQDPIITHKAKGNTFMQHQELIATIIDMTAPINAEMHYNTGEGWTSVEADTVIGSEYYFNIMNIPLGSTVSYYFEATDGVGNTSTLPVEAPGQCYSFKVLPTADSKVLIAYSGTQDYNRIELPIYENLLTELNIDYDIYNWEEYSNYEIPDSYQGIIAYANTGSANEKMHYFATQLSSYLDSGTDQDPRNLWFASDGLASSQHAHPNSSSIRRLMSGYFRTSYVASGFGGGTNGLGGPDSYTYVSGTILALPGTPVGTVDMEYPVYANSPDCIFPNDAAGDPYYNSVPYPEIGAEYIYAFEDGPIGGQAYLYHGIAATAVETPSFRTLYFSFDFSQLSNPNHRMEWIQDLMNWWDISTSAIGDANSPVISAGITNVYPNPFNPTTNIAFTLSDPGDVRVEIYNIKGQKVKVLMNENKNAGMHTVVWDGTDDNKKGVASGVYYVRFSSHQTTQIRKLTMIK
- a CDS encoding LruC domain-containing protein; this translates as MDDDTTNLSENRYYKSATNLPWALDLPIRWNYPIEHKEISQSYYRFAPWAKSGGSTYQDWYDLENGDINPAFIYDR
- a CDS encoding MBL fold metallo-hydrolase, which translates into the protein MNKVFKVYAGNYWSDGGALMGVLPYAIWKDKIKSDDRRRQKMDLNLLLIVKGQKRILIDTGLGNRLNHKQREIYQPSEFALLASLAELGYTDKDITDVIMTHLHFDHAGGIVTGFGNHDALTFPKAKYWIQKDEWNIARTPDGLNKAAYQFEHQMKLLEDHGNIELIDSEVEIYPGISCVKCGGHTVGSQYIQIDSPDAFYIYAGDIIATQFHTSLAITSAYDVCRQDTFKAKQDIYERLKARNGILLLDHDTREWEVPISSLRV
- a CDS encoding Jag N-terminal domain-containing protein gives rise to the protein MTTIDKSGVSVEEIIRTFRREHNIKDHELKYEILKKPSKGFFGLFANKSALVRFQLPENEDRIRLFTESLLCKMGISFSDITSKKEGKTLFLTVNGIVETGFIIGKNGTMLETIQYLINRVFEGDRTIDRIYLDADGYRQRRESQFLSKFLPRINQIKTSGNSLTLEPMSPGERRIIHRHIEKDKGLKTLTIGEGENKRIVVFSAKMKESEVLQQNGKAKNESGEAKPDENKAKPSPRHHRAPQKKRDTDQNSPDKSTSAETDPIPSVPKKRSPRKPDYRNRKPRPKTENGDK